The Medicago truncatula cultivar Jemalong A17 chromosome 4, MtrunA17r5.0-ANR, whole genome shotgun sequence genome includes a region encoding these proteins:
- the LOC11446941 gene encoding probable receptor-like protein kinase At1g49730 isoform X2: protein MFLYKLLFLLGFLHFLGMHLPLLMADCPLNFAASNFTLASSLCSDQGERGKCCRYINANIAISVAHFANATSNLGVPLNTSDICLQTISQNLQLYGVPRLATVFCGFGTKIRVNYECKGRTSVMQMLQSPRFVEVTKHCRLPLAKESKCKKCVNASIGYLRQLGIEDNITLSTCRDATFAALASQVDEMYTTDIASCFFGVQGLLRTPESSPSLPAPEVSPSPPVAADSPSQLLLGLPTKGKHHSYHLALVPCIAIAVTAVAFVMFIVLMILIRQKSRELNEPHNFGKPSSKTVPSMAKWKFQEGSSSMFRKFNFKEIKKATEGFSTIIGQGGFGTVYKAHFSDGQVAAVKRMDRVSEQGEDDFCREIELLARLHHRHLVTLRGFCIKKQERFLLYEYMGNGSLKDHLHSPGKTPLSWRTRIQIAIDVANALEYLHFYCDPPLFHRDIKASNTLLDENFVAKIADFGLAQASKDGSICFEPVNTEIWGTPGYMDPEYIVTQELTEKSDIYSYGVLLLEIVTGRRAIQDNKNLVEWAKPYMESETRLLELVDPNVRESFDLDQLQTVISIVGWCTQREGRARPSIKQVLRLLYETSEPMHTEFLQAVEDEESQGNEQRGRRSKGKMLRNEGNFHSGDGRYLASSSSTSRSYCSRSFLLENGSAQSSPNVFSV from the exons ATGTTCCTCTACAAACTTCTCTTTTTGTTGggtttcttacattttcttggAATGCACCTCCCTCTTCTAATGGCTG ATTGCCCTTTGAATTTTGCTGCTTCAAACTTTACACTGGCATCCTCTTTATGCTCTGACCAAGGTGAGCGAGGAAAATGTTGCCGCTACATTAATGCTAATATTGCAATTTCTGTTGCTCATTTTGCTAATGCAACAAGCAACCTAGGGGTCCCTCTAAATACCTCTGATATCTGCCTCCAAACCATATCTCAGAACTTGCAACTTTATGGAGTTCCACGGCTTGCAACAGTCTTCTGTGGATTCGGGACAAAAATTCGCgttaattatgaatgcaaggGTCGAACTAGTGTTATGCAGATGCTGCAATCTCCCAGATTTGTGGAGGTCACAAAACATTGCAGATTGCCTCTTGCAAAGGAAAGTAAATGTAAGAAGTGTGTAAACGCGAGCATTGGTTATCTGCGCCAATTAGGAATTGAAGATAATATTACACTGAGTACATGTCGTGATGCTACTTTTGCTGCACTAGCAAGCCAAGTAGATGAGATGTATACCACTGATATTGCAAGTTGTTTCTTTGGCGTTCAAGGACTTCTCAGGACTCCTG AATCATCCCCATCATTACCTGCTCCTGAGGTTTCGCCAAGTCCACCAGTTGCTGCTGATAGCCCAAGTCAACTATTGTTAGGTCTACCAACTAAGGGAAAACACCATTCATATCACTTGGCATTAGTTCCATGTATTGCTATTGCAGTTACAGCTGTTGCTTTTGTGATGTTCATAGTCTTGATGATTCTAATTCGCCAAAAAAGCAGAGAGCTAAATGAGCCTCATAATTTTGGTAAACCCAGTTCGAAAACTGTTCCTTCTATGGCAAAATGGAAATTTCAGGAAG GCTCGTCATCTATGTTTCGAAAGTTCAACTTTAAAGAGATAAAGAAGGCAACAGAGGGGTTTAGCACCATTATTGGCCAAGGGGGATTTGGAACGGTATATAAAGCTCATTTTAGTGATGGCCAAGTTGCAGCAGTAAAGCGAATGGACAGAGTCTCAGAACAGGGAGAGGATGACTTCTGCAGAGAAATTGAGCTTCTTGCTCGGCTGCACCACCGGCATCTTGTTACGTTAAGAGGTTTTTGCATCAAAAAACAAGAGAG GTTTCTGCTGTACGAGTACATGGGAAATGGAAGCTTAAAAGATCATCTTCATT CCCCTGGTAAAACACCACTAAGTTGGCGAACTAGAATCCAAATTGCCATTGATGTGGCTAATGCACTG GAGTACCTTCATTTCTATTGTGATCCTCCACTGTTTCACAGAGATATCAAGGCTAGCAACACTTTActggatgagaactttgttgctAAG ATAGCTGATTTTGGCCTTGCACAAGCTTCAAAAGATGGTTCGATATGCTTTGAACCTGTAAACACTGAAATATGGGGAACTCCAG GTTATATGGATCCGGAATATATTGTTACTCAAGAGCTCACCGAGAAAAGTGATATATACAGTTATGGGGTGTTACTACTGGAAATTGTGACAGGAAGAAGAGCTATTCAAGATAATAAGAATTTGGTGGAATGGGCCAAACCATACATGGAATCAGAAACTAGATTATTAGAACTAGTAGATCCCAATGTGAGGGAATCTTTTGACTTGGATCAGCTTCAAACAGTAATTTCTATAGTAGGATGGTGCACACAGAGAGAAGGAAGAGCAAGACCTTCAATAAAACAAGTCCTTAGGCTTCTGTATGAGACATCAGAACCAATGCACACTGAGTTTCTACAAGCTGTTGAAGACGAGGAGAGTCAAGGAAATGAGCAGAGAGGCAGAAGAAGCAAAGGAAAAATGCTCAGAAATGAAGGAAATTTTCACAGTGGGGATGGAAGATATCTTGCTTCGTCTTCAAGTACATCTCGGTCGTATTGTAGTAGAAGTTTTTTACTAGAAAATGGGTCTGCACAGTCATCACCAAATGTATTTTCAGTCTGA
- the LOC11446941 gene encoding probable receptor-like protein kinase At1g49730 isoform X1, whose translation MFLYKLLFLLGFLHFLGMHLPLLMADCPLNFAASNFTLASSLCSDQGERGKCCRYINANIAISVAHFANATSNLGVPLNTSDICLQTISQNLQLYGVPRLATVFCGFGTKIRVNYECKGRTSVMQMLQSPRFVEVTKHCRLPLAKESKCKKCVNASIGYLRQLGIEDNITLSTCRDATFAALASQVDEMYTTDIASCFFGVQGLLRTPVSESSPSLPAPEVSPSPPVAADSPSQLLLGLPTKGKHHSYHLALVPCIAIAVTAVAFVMFIVLMILIRQKSRELNEPHNFGKPSSKTVPSMAKWKFQEGSSSMFRKFNFKEIKKATEGFSTIIGQGGFGTVYKAHFSDGQVAAVKRMDRVSEQGEDDFCREIELLARLHHRHLVTLRGFCIKKQERFLLYEYMGNGSLKDHLHSPGKTPLSWRTRIQIAIDVANALEYLHFYCDPPLFHRDIKASNTLLDENFVAKIADFGLAQASKDGSICFEPVNTEIWGTPGYMDPEYIVTQELTEKSDIYSYGVLLLEIVTGRRAIQDNKNLVEWAKPYMESETRLLELVDPNVRESFDLDQLQTVISIVGWCTQREGRARPSIKQVLRLLYETSEPMHTEFLQAVEDEESQGNEQRGRRSKGKMLRNEGNFHSGDGRYLASSSSTSRSYCSRSFLLENGSAQSSPNVFSV comes from the exons ATGTTCCTCTACAAACTTCTCTTTTTGTTGggtttcttacattttcttggAATGCACCTCCCTCTTCTAATGGCTG ATTGCCCTTTGAATTTTGCTGCTTCAAACTTTACACTGGCATCCTCTTTATGCTCTGACCAAGGTGAGCGAGGAAAATGTTGCCGCTACATTAATGCTAATATTGCAATTTCTGTTGCTCATTTTGCTAATGCAACAAGCAACCTAGGGGTCCCTCTAAATACCTCTGATATCTGCCTCCAAACCATATCTCAGAACTTGCAACTTTATGGAGTTCCACGGCTTGCAACAGTCTTCTGTGGATTCGGGACAAAAATTCGCgttaattatgaatgcaaggGTCGAACTAGTGTTATGCAGATGCTGCAATCTCCCAGATTTGTGGAGGTCACAAAACATTGCAGATTGCCTCTTGCAAAGGAAAGTAAATGTAAGAAGTGTGTAAACGCGAGCATTGGTTATCTGCGCCAATTAGGAATTGAAGATAATATTACACTGAGTACATGTCGTGATGCTACTTTTGCTGCACTAGCAAGCCAAGTAGATGAGATGTATACCACTGATATTGCAAGTTGTTTCTTTGGCGTTCAAGGACTTCTCAGGACTCCTG TTTCAGAATCATCCCCATCATTACCTGCTCCTGAGGTTTCGCCAAGTCCACCAGTTGCTGCTGATAGCCCAAGTCAACTATTGTTAGGTCTACCAACTAAGGGAAAACACCATTCATATCACTTGGCATTAGTTCCATGTATTGCTATTGCAGTTACAGCTGTTGCTTTTGTGATGTTCATAGTCTTGATGATTCTAATTCGCCAAAAAAGCAGAGAGCTAAATGAGCCTCATAATTTTGGTAAACCCAGTTCGAAAACTGTTCCTTCTATGGCAAAATGGAAATTTCAGGAAG GCTCGTCATCTATGTTTCGAAAGTTCAACTTTAAAGAGATAAAGAAGGCAACAGAGGGGTTTAGCACCATTATTGGCCAAGGGGGATTTGGAACGGTATATAAAGCTCATTTTAGTGATGGCCAAGTTGCAGCAGTAAAGCGAATGGACAGAGTCTCAGAACAGGGAGAGGATGACTTCTGCAGAGAAATTGAGCTTCTTGCTCGGCTGCACCACCGGCATCTTGTTACGTTAAGAGGTTTTTGCATCAAAAAACAAGAGAG GTTTCTGCTGTACGAGTACATGGGAAATGGAAGCTTAAAAGATCATCTTCATT CCCCTGGTAAAACACCACTAAGTTGGCGAACTAGAATCCAAATTGCCATTGATGTGGCTAATGCACTG GAGTACCTTCATTTCTATTGTGATCCTCCACTGTTTCACAGAGATATCAAGGCTAGCAACACTTTActggatgagaactttgttgctAAG ATAGCTGATTTTGGCCTTGCACAAGCTTCAAAAGATGGTTCGATATGCTTTGAACCTGTAAACACTGAAATATGGGGAACTCCAG GTTATATGGATCCGGAATATATTGTTACTCAAGAGCTCACCGAGAAAAGTGATATATACAGTTATGGGGTGTTACTACTGGAAATTGTGACAGGAAGAAGAGCTATTCAAGATAATAAGAATTTGGTGGAATGGGCCAAACCATACATGGAATCAGAAACTAGATTATTAGAACTAGTAGATCCCAATGTGAGGGAATCTTTTGACTTGGATCAGCTTCAAACAGTAATTTCTATAGTAGGATGGTGCACACAGAGAGAAGGAAGAGCAAGACCTTCAATAAAACAAGTCCTTAGGCTTCTGTATGAGACATCAGAACCAATGCACACTGAGTTTCTACAAGCTGTTGAAGACGAGGAGAGTCAAGGAAATGAGCAGAGAGGCAGAAGAAGCAAAGGAAAAATGCTCAGAAATGAAGGAAATTTTCACAGTGGGGATGGAAGATATCTTGCTTCGTCTTCAAGTACATCTCGGTCGTATTGTAGTAGAAGTTTTTTACTAGAAAATGGGTCTGCACAGTCATCACCAAATGTATTTTCAGTCTGA
- the LOC11446941 gene encoding probable receptor-like protein kinase At1g49730 isoform X3 encodes MQMLQSPRFVEVTKHCRLPLAKESKCKKCVNASIGYLRQLGIEDNITLSTCRDATFAALASQVDEMYTTDIASCFFGVQGLLRTPVSESSPSLPAPEVSPSPPVAADSPSQLLLGLPTKGKHHSYHLALVPCIAIAVTAVAFVMFIVLMILIRQKSRELNEPHNFGKPSSKTVPSMAKWKFQEGSSSMFRKFNFKEIKKATEGFSTIIGQGGFGTVYKAHFSDGQVAAVKRMDRVSEQGEDDFCREIELLARLHHRHLVTLRGFCIKKQERFLLYEYMGNGSLKDHLHSPGKTPLSWRTRIQIAIDVANALEYLHFYCDPPLFHRDIKASNTLLDENFVAKIADFGLAQASKDGSICFEPVNTEIWGTPGYMDPEYIVTQELTEKSDIYSYGVLLLEIVTGRRAIQDNKNLVEWAKPYMESETRLLELVDPNVRESFDLDQLQTVISIVGWCTQREGRARPSIKQVLRLLYETSEPMHTEFLQAVEDEESQGNEQRGRRSKGKMLRNEGNFHSGDGRYLASSSSTSRSYCSRSFLLENGSAQSSPNVFSV; translated from the exons ATGCAGATGCTGCAATCTCCCAGATTTGTGGAGGTCACAAAACATTGCAGATTGCCTCTTGCAAAGGAAAGTAAATGTAAGAAGTGTGTAAACGCGAGCATTGGTTATCTGCGCCAATTAGGAATTGAAGATAATATTACACTGAGTACATGTCGTGATGCTACTTTTGCTGCACTAGCAAGCCAAGTAGATGAGATGTATACCACTGATATTGCAAGTTGTTTCTTTGGCGTTCAAGGACTTCTCAGGACTCCTG TTTCAGAATCATCCCCATCATTACCTGCTCCTGAGGTTTCGCCAAGTCCACCAGTTGCTGCTGATAGCCCAAGTCAACTATTGTTAGGTCTACCAACTAAGGGAAAACACCATTCATATCACTTGGCATTAGTTCCATGTATTGCTATTGCAGTTACAGCTGTTGCTTTTGTGATGTTCATAGTCTTGATGATTCTAATTCGCCAAAAAAGCAGAGAGCTAAATGAGCCTCATAATTTTGGTAAACCCAGTTCGAAAACTGTTCCTTCTATGGCAAAATGGAAATTTCAGGAAG GCTCGTCATCTATGTTTCGAAAGTTCAACTTTAAAGAGATAAAGAAGGCAACAGAGGGGTTTAGCACCATTATTGGCCAAGGGGGATTTGGAACGGTATATAAAGCTCATTTTAGTGATGGCCAAGTTGCAGCAGTAAAGCGAATGGACAGAGTCTCAGAACAGGGAGAGGATGACTTCTGCAGAGAAATTGAGCTTCTTGCTCGGCTGCACCACCGGCATCTTGTTACGTTAAGAGGTTTTTGCATCAAAAAACAAGAGAG GTTTCTGCTGTACGAGTACATGGGAAATGGAAGCTTAAAAGATCATCTTCATT CCCCTGGTAAAACACCACTAAGTTGGCGAACTAGAATCCAAATTGCCATTGATGTGGCTAATGCACTG GAGTACCTTCATTTCTATTGTGATCCTCCACTGTTTCACAGAGATATCAAGGCTAGCAACACTTTActggatgagaactttgttgctAAG ATAGCTGATTTTGGCCTTGCACAAGCTTCAAAAGATGGTTCGATATGCTTTGAACCTGTAAACACTGAAATATGGGGAACTCCAG GTTATATGGATCCGGAATATATTGTTACTCAAGAGCTCACCGAGAAAAGTGATATATACAGTTATGGGGTGTTACTACTGGAAATTGTGACAGGAAGAAGAGCTATTCAAGATAATAAGAATTTGGTGGAATGGGCCAAACCATACATGGAATCAGAAACTAGATTATTAGAACTAGTAGATCCCAATGTGAGGGAATCTTTTGACTTGGATCAGCTTCAAACAGTAATTTCTATAGTAGGATGGTGCACACAGAGAGAAGGAAGAGCAAGACCTTCAATAAAACAAGTCCTTAGGCTTCTGTATGAGACATCAGAACCAATGCACACTGAGTTTCTACAAGCTGTTGAAGACGAGGAGAGTCAAGGAAATGAGCAGAGAGGCAGAAGAAGCAAAGGAAAAATGCTCAGAAATGAAGGAAATTTTCACAGTGGGGATGGAAGATATCTTGCTTCGTCTTCAAGTACATCTCGGTCGTATTGTAGTAGAAGTTTTTTACTAGAAAATGGGTCTGCACAGTCATCACCAAATGTATTTTCAGTCTGA